Proteins encoded in a region of the Limisphaerales bacterium genome:
- a CDS encoding BatA domain-containing protein, which yields MNFLNILLVGGVAAGALPIIVHLISRSKPREVRWGAMHLIELTLQKQQRRLRIENWLLLLLRICIPVFLALCMARPVLTGAAALWSDAKTSLVVVLDNSYSQDFRVTGGTNFENARQQAADLVVGLQRGSDVSVVLMSGTNSPLYDSSVFNTKRVSEDLKMLEAGYGKAEVPSALDVASALSRNMSHAQREIIVISDFQRISWLPEEANLRQRAAERLGATEIAPRLTLFHTGAEGRENVCVETVSFSPRVLGMNQTLQVRATLRNYGNQGHDSLKVVCRVDGKVAHTTQIPLEAGQKRQVLFTHQFDSAGSHVVEVSADADSLKADNTFRVSIPVWERVPVLVVDGDPSAEPLESETDFLQIALQPYREAGAPAKPGEKKLADLLEVRVIRTVGLSAAAIGDARVMVLANVARLTPKQLVEVQNFVRDGGGVLIFPGDQIDVKWYNETLHAAGLLPAPLTELADLSREPEPFTRIRAQRFEHAPLNLFNDPRNGTPADAEITKWYRTLAQPDNPLVRMHAMLESGDPFLLEKRFNEGRVFFCATSCDEAWNNLPGRPFYVPFAQRLCTYLASSLFPPRNLGVGSSAVAFFPPEEIGQTVTMRDTQSKITELTIESRGNKGVAEFSGTGRPGLYTMTGPDKKPIHFVVNTSRVESNLQQLEADERQQVADELKADLVSSVEDYRALDHTRRFGQEIWKPLFILVLILLFGELLLQRRMARQRN from the coding sequence ATGAATTTCCTAAACATACTTTTGGTGGGCGGCGTGGCGGCGGGCGCCCTCCCCATCATCGTCCACCTCATTAGCCGCAGTAAACCGCGCGAAGTGCGTTGGGGCGCGATGCATCTCATTGAGTTGACGTTGCAAAAACAACAGCGCCGCCTCCGCATTGAGAATTGGCTGTTGCTGTTGTTGCGTATTTGCATACCGGTCTTCCTCGCATTGTGTATGGCGCGGCCGGTGCTCACCGGCGCGGCGGCGTTGTGGAGCGATGCAAAAACTTCATTGGTTGTGGTGCTCGATAATTCGTACTCACAGGATTTCCGCGTCACCGGAGGTACTAATTTTGAAAACGCCCGCCAACAAGCCGCCGATTTGGTGGTCGGCCTCCAACGCGGTTCGGATGTGTCTGTGGTGCTGATGAGCGGCACCAATTCGCCTTTGTACGATTCCAGTGTTTTTAATACCAAACGCGTGTCGGAAGATTTGAAAATGCTTGAGGCCGGCTACGGTAAGGCGGAGGTGCCTTCCGCGCTGGACGTCGCCTCTGCGTTGTCCCGCAATATGAGCCACGCGCAGCGGGAAATAATCGTCATCAGCGATTTCCAACGCATCAGTTGGTTGCCCGAAGAAGCTAATCTCCGCCAACGCGCCGCCGAGCGATTGGGCGCGACGGAGATTGCGCCGCGGCTCACCCTTTTTCATACCGGCGCGGAAGGGCGCGAGAATGTGTGCGTGGAAACCGTGAGTTTTTCCCCACGCGTGTTGGGGATGAATCAAACGCTACAAGTCCGCGCCACGCTGCGCAATTACGGCAATCAGGGGCACGACTCGTTGAAGGTGGTGTGCCGCGTGGATGGCAAGGTGGCACACACCACGCAGATCCCGCTGGAAGCCGGCCAGAAACGGCAGGTTCTGTTTACGCATCAATTTGATTCCGCCGGTTCGCACGTGGTGGAGGTCAGCGCCGATGCCGATAGTTTGAAAGCGGACAACACCTTTCGCGTGAGCATCCCGGTTTGGGAACGGGTGCCGGTGCTGGTGGTGGATGGCGATCCCAGTGCCGAGCCGTTGGAAAGCGAAACCGATTTCTTGCAGATCGCGCTGCAGCCTTATCGCGAAGCCGGTGCGCCCGCAAAGCCCGGTGAAAAAAAACTGGCCGACCTGCTCGAAGTGCGCGTCATTCGCACCGTCGGCTTGAGTGCCGCGGCCATTGGCGATGCGCGGGTGATGGTGCTCGCCAACGTCGCGCGGCTCACGCCCAAGCAATTGGTTGAGGTGCAAAACTTCGTGCGCGATGGCGGCGGGGTGCTGATTTTTCCCGGCGATCAAATTGACGTGAAATGGTACAATGAAACCCTGCACGCCGCCGGATTGTTGCCCGCGCCGCTCACGGAATTGGCCGATCTCAGCCGCGAGCCGGAACCGTTCACCCGCATCCGCGCGCAGCGTTTTGAGCACGCGCCGCTCAATCTGTTCAATGATCCCCGCAACGGCACGCCCGCCGACGCGGAAATCACGAAGTGGTATCGTACGCTCGCCCAGCCGGATAACCCGTTGGTGCGGATGCACGCGATGCTCGAAAGCGGCGACCCATTTTTGTTGGAAAAACGCTTCAACGAAGGTCGCGTATTTTTCTGCGCCACCTCATGCGACGAGGCGTGGAATAATTTGCCGGGCCGGCCGTTTTACGTTCCCTTCGCGCAGCGGCTTTGCACGTACCTCGCGTCCTCACTTTTCCCGCCGCGCAATCTTGGCGTGGGCAGTTCGGCGGTGGCGTTTTTTCCGCCGGAAGAAATTGGCCAAACCGTCACAATGCGCGACACGCAGAGCAAAATTACCGAGCTCACCATCGAATCGCGCGGCAACAAAGGTGTGGCGGAATTTTCCGGCACGGGCCGTCCGGGGTTATACACGATGACGGGGCCGGACAAAAAACCGATCCACTTTGTGGTGAACACCAGCCGCGTGGAAAGCAACCTGCAACAGCTCGAAGCGGACGAACGCCAACAAGTGGCCGATGAATTGAAGGCCGATCTCGTCAGCAGCGTGGAAGATTACCGGGCGCTGGATCACACCCGGCGCTTCGGTCAGGAAATTTGGAAACCACTGTTCATTCTCGTTTTGATTTTGTTGTTTGGCGAACTGCTGCTTCAACGCCGAATGGCTCGCCAGCGTAATTGA
- a CDS encoding insulinase family protein → MRNLLGLFLFPALLAAQQVPVKEHFLANGMKVLLVERHDAPSISGGWVARVGSVNERPGITGIAHLFEHMMFKGTPTLGTKDYKKDLKIMAEQERVRDLMRAEERKMRAMWRRGEITDLFDPEQKTKRWRALNDEFKKLVDDHRKVIVKNEFDRIYTSNGGSKMNAYTTYDHTAYFITVPSNKLELFMWMESGRLLEPVFREFYAERDVVFEERRMRTESTPLGKFSESFNSLFWESHPYGWPIIGWPSDIPAISKADADEFYATFYVPQNLTLVLVGDFKSKEALTMAQNYFGRLKRGKKTVPDVITMEMPQKAEKRFYAEAETNPNVDIYWHTPAFGHKDTYALSVMSKLLTGNTGRLKKELVLKSKLATDTFAWTRGMHYAGQFNAGGEVADGQDPAAVEAAIHAEIEKLKTEPVPAKELQKVKNNFAASEYRRLTSNHPILMQIIHTEGTGNWRELNASGAKLQAVTPADIQRVAKKYFTKENRAVAIYTRKPGTGGGDGGDPLLAGLSGQQKAMARKFISSANAEKDVAALEGRLKQIEEQIEKAGAKAPPMMKVIRAALRRRIGELKK, encoded by the coding sequence ATGAGGAATTTATTGGGACTTTTCTTGTTTCCCGCGTTGCTGGCTGCCCAGCAGGTGCCGGTGAAGGAGCATTTTTTGGCTAATGGCATGAAGGTGCTGTTGGTGGAACGGCACGATGCGCCAAGCATTTCGGGCGGTTGGGTGGCGCGCGTGGGGAGTGTGAATGAGCGGCCGGGCATCACGGGCATCGCGCATTTGTTCGAGCATATGATGTTTAAGGGCACGCCCACGCTTGGCACGAAGGATTACAAAAAGGATCTGAAAATTATGGCCGAGCAGGAGCGCGTGCGGGATCTGATGCGCGCGGAGGAACGCAAGATGCGCGCGATGTGGCGGCGCGGCGAGATTACGGATTTATTTGATCCGGAACAAAAAACCAAACGCTGGCGCGCGCTGAATGACGAATTCAAAAAACTCGTGGACGATCATCGCAAGGTGATTGTGAAGAATGAGTTCGACCGCATCTACACCTCCAACGGCGGCAGCAAAATGAACGCGTACACGACGTACGATCACACGGCGTATTTCATCACCGTGCCTTCGAATAAGCTGGAGCTGTTTATGTGGATGGAAAGCGGGCGGCTGTTGGAGCCGGTGTTCCGCGAATTTTATGCGGAGCGTGATGTGGTGTTTGAAGAGCGCCGGATGCGTACGGAAAGCACGCCGTTGGGGAAATTTTCTGAGAGCTTCAACTCGCTCTTTTGGGAATCGCATCCGTACGGCTGGCCGATCATCGGCTGGCCCTCGGATATCCCGGCGATTTCCAAGGCGGATGCGGATGAGTTTTATGCGACGTTTTATGTGCCGCAAAATCTGACGCTCGTGTTGGTGGGCGATTTCAAAAGCAAAGAGGCGCTGACGATGGCACAGAATTATTTCGGTCGATTGAAGCGCGGCAAAAAAACCGTGCCGGACGTGATCACGATGGAGATGCCGCAGAAAGCGGAGAAGCGTTTTTATGCCGAGGCGGAGACGAATCCGAACGTGGATATTTACTGGCACACACCGGCCTTCGGTCACAAGGACACGTATGCGCTTTCGGTGATGTCGAAACTTCTCACCGGCAACACCGGCCGTTTGAAAAAGGAATTGGTGCTGAAATCCAAGCTGGCCACCGATACCTTCGCGTGGACGCGCGGGATGCATTATGCGGGGCAATTCAATGCCGGCGGCGAGGTGGCGGACGGTCAAGATCCCGCCGCAGTGGAAGCCGCAATCCACGCGGAAATTGAGAAACTAAAAACCGAGCCGGTTCCGGCCAAGGAATTGCAGAAGGTGAAGAATAATTTTGCCGCCTCGGAGTATCGGCGGTTGACGTCGAATCACCCCATCCTGATGCAAATCATTCACACCGAAGGCACGGGCAACTGGCGCGAACTCAACGCCTCCGGCGCGAAACTGCAGGCCGTGACGCCCGCGGATATTCAGCGCGTGGCGAAAAAATATTTCACCAAGGAAAATCGTGCCGTTGCGATTTACACGCGCAAGCCGGGCACTGGCGGCGGTGATGGCGGTGACCCGTTGCTCGCCGGCCTCAGTGGGCAGCAAAAGGCAATGGCGCGAAAATTCATTTCCTCGGCGAACGCGGAAAAAGATGTGGCCGCGTTGGAAGGTCGCTTGAAACAAATCGAAGAACAAATTGAAAAAGCCGGTGCAAAAGCGCCGCCGATGATGAAAGTCATCCGCGCGGCATTACGGAGGCGCATTGGGGAATTGAAGAAGTGA
- a CDS encoding VWA domain-containing protein, translating to MANCCFNAEWLASVIEMTPADSIIAELHFSGEWTLWLALPVAIAAAGAAWGLYASELARRGKTGLWFLPLLRGLAVMFVVLMLTGPVIQTHREIGTRARLLMYVDSSASMKATDEQMDLHRKLRIMRRLGWIKGDAADHHAAAALERLANLRRLLTAVEGDTERDVPGRVRMAQEVGGQVMDHLNELKLPGWDVAQAKQFRDEINDPLQSANPDQMNDSAKQQLLSLRPEVVRWEGVLAALMPKQDDVALTKLDAETRKALERFNRTPRWTRLETQLLGGAESLVDQLETKHHVELYALKAKRFLNLWQSGIAGEGDSELLAAPRTLEVVATNLITDLSTAPMHHIAASTEGGAEGEKLIVVMFTDGQHNDGESPVEMARLFKERGVSIHVVGLGTAEPARDLAVLKAEGPGDIYPDARVTGKVILHDGMPSGKPFTVRIEHEGQVVWERDYVTARKRRVLPFDFPVKDIVAAAQAAQNRNLRHTNLPLTFQVVVPPIEGEMKDDNNAGTLRVNVVTQEPRVLYVDGRPRWEQRYLKNLLERDERWKVNILLPKWERNRMTLGLRGNAKGQFPSTRELLFQYQLIIIGDVPSDLFTAREQQWIKDAVQFNGGGLIFMDGRQERLSHLAAGTLEPLFPVKFAGPRFVSNMEMTWRFRGAGGSQAPHQLSGDTAGNLRIWSELPGPRWIAVTEKLPGSEVLLEVMTGQQQAVPALVFRRYGAGRVLYSAFEESWRWRYNVGDLYHQRFWNQIAKWIMEPPFAVQDAHIALDSGNTTYDLGDTAEIRVRIQDPVIATKPGLKPQALLFRNGKLFGTLPLKADPQSFTFRAESAPLEPGDYEVRVRVPGIPDDAILAHTAFTVAANPFGELGLLHCDELLLRQMAGDSGGAYYREEDMQRLVEALSPYSDGRTLTTELPLWQSYWWFVPIILLLTTEWIIRRRLGLV from the coding sequence TTGGCGAACTGCTGCTTCAACGCCGAATGGCTCGCCAGCGTAATTGAGATGACTCCCGCCGATTCCATAATTGCCGAGCTCCATTTCTCCGGGGAATGGACGTTGTGGCTGGCGTTGCCGGTCGCCATCGCGGCGGCCGGTGCGGCGTGGGGGTTGTACGCGAGCGAATTGGCGCGGCGCGGCAAAACGGGCCTGTGGTTTCTGCCGCTGTTGCGCGGGTTGGCAGTAATGTTCGTGGTGCTAATGCTCACCGGGCCGGTCATCCAAACCCATCGGGAGATTGGCACGCGCGCGCGGCTGCTGATGTACGTGGACAGCTCGGCCTCAATGAAAGCCACCGACGAGCAAATGGATTTACATCGCAAGCTTCGCATCATGCGGCGCTTGGGCTGGATCAAAGGCGACGCGGCGGACCACCACGCGGCGGCCGCGTTGGAGCGTTTGGCGAATTTGCGGCGGTTGCTCACCGCGGTGGAGGGCGACACGGAACGCGATGTGCCCGGGCGCGTGCGGATGGCGCAGGAGGTGGGCGGACAGGTGATGGATCATCTCAACGAACTCAAGCTCCCCGGTTGGGACGTCGCGCAGGCGAAGCAGTTCCGCGATGAAATCAACGATCCATTGCAGTCGGCCAATCCGGATCAGATGAATGATTCGGCGAAACAACAGTTGCTCAGTTTGCGGCCGGAAGTGGTGCGCTGGGAAGGCGTGCTGGCGGCGTTGATGCCCAAGCAGGATGATGTTGCGCTGACGAAGCTGGATGCCGAAACGCGCAAGGCGCTGGAGCGATTCAACCGCACGCCGCGCTGGACACGGCTGGAAACGCAACTGCTCGGCGGCGCGGAAAGTTTGGTGGACCAGCTGGAGACGAAACATCACGTGGAACTTTACGCGCTGAAGGCAAAACGCTTTTTGAATCTGTGGCAAAGCGGTATCGCGGGTGAAGGCGATAGCGAATTACTCGCCGCACCGCGCACACTGGAAGTGGTGGCCACGAATTTGATCACAGATTTATCCACCGCGCCGATGCACCACATCGCCGCCAGCACCGAGGGCGGCGCGGAAGGGGAGAAATTGATTGTGGTGATGTTCACCGACGGCCAACACAACGATGGCGAATCGCCGGTGGAAATGGCACGGCTGTTCAAAGAGCGCGGGGTATCCATTCACGTGGTGGGCTTGGGCACGGCCGAGCCTGCGCGCGATTTGGCAGTGCTCAAAGCCGAAGGCCCCGGCGATATTTATCCGGACGCGCGGGTGACCGGCAAAGTGATTTTGCACGACGGAATGCCGTCGGGCAAACCATTTACCGTGCGCATCGAACACGAGGGACAGGTCGTGTGGGAGCGCGATTATGTGACTGCCCGCAAGCGGCGCGTGTTGCCGTTTGATTTTCCGGTGAAAGATATTGTGGCCGCCGCGCAGGCCGCGCAAAACCGCAACCTGCGTCATACGAATTTGCCGCTCACGTTTCAAGTGGTGGTGCCACCTATCGAAGGCGAAATGAAAGACGACAACAACGCCGGCACGCTGCGCGTGAATGTGGTGACGCAGGAACCGCGCGTGTTGTATGTGGACGGACGGCCGCGCTGGGAGCAGCGGTATTTGAAAAACCTGCTCGAGCGCGATGAGCGATGGAAAGTGAATATTCTGTTGCCCAAATGGGAACGAAATCGGATGACCCTTGGGTTGCGTGGTAATGCGAAGGGCCAGTTCCCGTCCACCCGCGAATTGTTGTTTCAATATCAACTGATTATCATCGGCGATGTCCCGTCGGATTTGTTCACCGCGCGAGAACAGCAATGGATTAAAGACGCGGTGCAGTTCAACGGCGGAGGTTTGATTTTTATGGATGGCCGGCAGGAACGCCTTTCGCATTTGGCGGCGGGTACGTTGGAGCCGTTGTTTCCCGTCAAGTTTGCCGGCCCGCGTTTCGTCAGCAACATGGAGATGACGTGGCGCTTTCGTGGTGCGGGCGGTTCGCAGGCGCCGCATCAACTTTCCGGCGACACGGCGGGCAACCTCCGCATTTGGAGCGAACTGCCCGGCCCGCGCTGGATTGCCGTAACCGAAAAACTCCCCGGCTCCGAGGTGTTGCTCGAAGTGATGACCGGCCAGCAACAGGCCGTGCCCGCGCTGGTCTTCCGCCGGTATGGCGCGGGCCGCGTATTGTATTCCGCCTTCGAGGAATCGTGGCGCTGGCGTTATAATGTCGGTGATTTATACCACCAAAGATTTTGGAACCAAATCGCCAAGTGGATTATGGAGCCGCCTTTTGCAGTGCAGGACGCCCACATCGCGCTGGATTCCGGCAACACCACGTATGACCTGGGCGACACCGCCGAAATCCGCGTCCGCATTCAAGACCCCGTCATCGCCACCAAGCCCGGTCTCAAACCGCAGGCATTGCTCTTCCGCAACGGTAAGCTTTTCGGCACGCTGCCGCTTAAGGCCGATCCGCAATCCTTCACCTTCCGCGCGGAATCCGCGCCACTGGAGCCGGGCGATTACGAAGTGCGCGTGCGCGTGCCGGGCATTCCGGACGATGCCATTCTCGCCCACACCGCCTTCACCGTCGCCGCCAATCCCTTTGGCGAACTCGGCTTGCTCCATTGCGACGAGCTGTTGCTGCGCCAAATGGCCGGCGATTCCGGAGGCGCCTATTATCGCGAGGAAGACATGCAACGCCTCGTCGAAGCGCTCAGCCCCTACAGCGACGGCCGCACCCTCACCACCGAACTGCCCCTCTGGCAAAGCTACTGGTGGTTTGTGCCGATTATTTTACTGCTCACGACGGAGTGGATTATTCGTCGGCGTTTGGGATTAGTTTAA
- a CDS encoding insulinase family protein: MKKIILSLPLAMALTVSAGEIPDRPEQLKFPKLQYEPPSGSDYRVQLKSGPVAFVVPNRELPLVSVSIMVRTGQYNEPKGKAGVAGMAGYLLSKGGTKTRTAEALEERLAFLAAGLSSSVGDTSGSVGVNTLSKDLDEGLAMLREVLTTPEFQQSRFDLYKQQQLQGMKQRNDDSKNIERRELLRLAYGPKFFRNVIPTKASVESITVADLHAFHQAWFHPDNFVVAVSGDFDRKTMVAKLEKLFANWPFNGKAAVPVPTNKAFAKPGIYIVDKDVNQGRVDIMLPGIHRDHPDFYAVQVMNSILGGGGFTSRITNRVRSDEGLAYSAYSYMPGGTYYPLLFVAGYQSKSTTVKYAAQIVLEEMRRITNEAVTDKEMVTAKSSYIQTFPETFETKGAVARTFADEEFTGRGARNPAHFKEFRAKFAAVTKADVQRVAKKYLTPGKAVILIVGDKDAILKGHPDHAVNLDSLTTGGLKDVPLRDPFTMEPIK, encoded by the coding sequence ATGAAAAAGATTATTTTAAGTTTACCCCTCGCAATGGCGCTCACTGTGAGTGCGGGGGAGATTCCGGATCGGCCGGAGCAATTGAAGTTTCCCAAGCTGCAATATGAGCCGCCCAGTGGATCGGATTATCGGGTGCAGCTCAAGAGCGGGCCGGTGGCGTTTGTGGTGCCGAATCGCGAGCTGCCGTTGGTGAGTGTGTCGATTATGGTGCGCACGGGGCAGTACAACGAGCCCAAAGGTAAAGCGGGTGTGGCGGGAATGGCCGGTTATTTGCTCAGCAAAGGCGGCACCAAAACGCGTACGGCGGAGGCGTTGGAAGAGCGGTTGGCGTTTTTGGCGGCGGGGCTTTCGAGCAGCGTGGGCGATACTTCCGGCAGCGTGGGCGTGAATACGCTTTCGAAAGATCTCGACGAGGGCCTGGCAATGTTGCGCGAGGTGCTGACGACGCCGGAGTTTCAGCAGAGCCGTTTTGATCTTTATAAACAACAGCAGTTGCAGGGGATGAAGCAACGCAATGACGACTCGAAAAATATTGAGCGGCGTGAGCTGTTGCGCTTGGCGTACGGGCCGAAGTTTTTCCGCAATGTGATTCCGACCAAGGCTTCGGTGGAATCGATTACGGTGGCCGATTTACACGCGTTTCATCAGGCGTGGTTTCATCCGGATAATTTTGTGGTGGCGGTGAGCGGAGATTTTGATCGCAAGACGATGGTGGCCAAGTTGGAAAAGTTATTTGCTAACTGGCCCTTCAATGGCAAAGCGGCGGTGCCGGTGCCGACAAACAAAGCATTCGCCAAGCCGGGGATTTATATCGTGGACAAGGATGTGAATCAGGGGCGCGTGGATATTATGCTGCCGGGCATCCATCGCGATCATCCGGATTTTTATGCGGTACAGGTGATGAACAGTATCCTCGGCGGCGGCGGGTTTACCAGCCGCATCACCAACCGTGTGCGGTCCGATGAGGGGCTGGCGTACAGCGCGTATTCGTATATGCCCGGCGGCACGTATTATCCGCTGTTATTTGTGGCGGGCTACCAAAGCAAATCAACCACGGTGAAATACGCGGCGCAGATTGTGCTCGAGGAAATGCGCCGCATCACGAATGAGGCGGTGACGGATAAGGAAATGGTAACGGCCAAGAGTAGTTATATTCAAACATTTCCGGAGACATTTGAAACCAAAGGCGCAGTCGCGAGGACCTTTGCCGATGAAGAATTTACTGGTCGCGGCGCGCGCAATCCGGCGCACTTCAAAGAATTTCGTGCCAAGTTTGCGGCGGTCACCAAAGCCGACGTGCAGCGGGTGGCGAAAAAATATCTCACGCCGGGCAAGGCGGTGATTCTGATTGTGGGCGACAAGGACGCAATTCTCAAAGGCCATCCGGATCATGCAGTGAACCTCGACAGCCTCACCACCGGCGGGTTGAAAGACGTGCCGTTGCGCGATCCGTTCACGATGGAGCCGATTAAATAG
- a CDS encoding MoxR family ATPase — translation MAGASDEQLAEKLASAYRSMTTEVGKAIVGQNAVIEQIIIAIFARSHCLLEGVPGLAKTYMVKSLSEALSLSFRRVQFTPDLMPADITGTDVIQQDAEGRRSLVFLRGPIFAQMVLADEINRSPPKTQAALLEAMQEHSVTTGGTTYTLDEPFFVLATQNPVEQEGTYPLPEAQKDRFMFHVKVDYPDKAEEAEIIKRTTGAFSASISPVISGAEIVQCQQIVRKVPVPEHVNQYVLDLVRRCRPDDAEALPFTRELISWGPGPRACQQLILGGKVRAILKGRFHVTPEDIAALAHPVLRHRIVPTFSAEAEGITVNHIIDKILQAVPQMPAAAAL, via the coding sequence ATGGCCGGCGCGAGCGATGAGCAACTGGCCGAGAAGCTCGCCAGCGCGTACCGCAGTATGACCACCGAGGTGGGCAAAGCCATCGTCGGGCAAAACGCGGTGATCGAGCAAATCATCATCGCCATTTTTGCGCGCAGCCATTGTCTGCTCGAGGGCGTGCCCGGCCTCGCCAAAACGTATATGGTGAAAAGCCTTTCCGAGGCACTCAGTCTTTCCTTCCGGCGGGTGCAATTTACTCCCGACCTGATGCCGGCGGACATCACCGGCACGGACGTCATCCAGCAGGACGCCGAAGGCCGCCGCAGCCTCGTGTTCCTGCGCGGCCCGATTTTTGCCCAAATGGTTTTGGCAGATGAAATCAACCGCTCTCCCCCGAAAACCCAAGCTGCGTTGCTCGAGGCGATGCAGGAACATTCCGTCACCACCGGCGGCACCACGTACACGCTCGATGAACCGTTCTTCGTGCTGGCCACGCAAAATCCGGTTGAACAGGAAGGCACGTATCCACTGCCCGAGGCACAGAAGGATCGTTTTATGTTCCACGTGAAAGTGGATTACCCGGACAAGGCCGAGGAAGCGGAAATCATCAAGCGCACCACTGGCGCGTTTTCCGCAAGTATTTCGCCGGTGATCTCCGGCGCGGAAATTGTGCAGTGCCAACAGATCGTGCGCAAAGTCCCCGTGCCCGAGCACGTGAACCAATACGTGCTTGATCTTGTTCGGCGTTGTCGGCCCGATGATGCCGAGGCGTTGCCCTTCACGCGCGAGCTCATCAGCTGGGGCCCCGGCCCGCGGGCGTGTCAGCAATTGATTCTCGGCGGCAAAGTGCGCGCGATCCTGAAGGGACGCTTTCACGTCACGCCCGAGGACATCGCGGCATTGGCGCATCCGGTGTTGCGTCATCGCATTGTGCCCACGTTCAGCGCCGAGGCGGAGGGCATCACGGTGAATCATATCATCGACAAGATCCTCCAAGCCGTGCCGCAAATGCCGGCCGCGGCGGCCTTGTGA
- a CDS encoding DUF58 domain-containing protein: MSQVAQLLQPDELQSIANLNLFARQAVEGAISGAHRSPHKGYSIEFAQHREYVQGDDTRRVDWKVFGKTDRYYIREYEEETSLRATLLMDCSGSMDYAREGGISKCQYAMKLAACIAQIIIRQSDSVGMVTFDDQIRKFIPSRSSTSHLRLLYQTMIESRPGGETDLATIFQKLMPRLQRRGMIFIFTDGFSDQRALLQSLAHFRQASHEVVLFHILDPDEMEFPFSAWTKFENLEMFGQFRTLDPASFRVAYLENLQQFRDALKTGCQRHRIDLVPMNTAEPITDALARCLRQRQLTV; encoded by the coding sequence ATGTCGCAAGTCGCTCAACTCCTGCAGCCCGATGAGCTGCAGAGCATCGCAAACTTGAACCTGTTTGCGCGGCAAGCGGTGGAAGGCGCCATTTCCGGCGCGCATCGTTCGCCGCACAAAGGGTATAGCATCGAGTTTGCGCAGCATCGCGAATACGTGCAGGGCGACGACACTCGGCGCGTGGACTGGAAGGTGTTCGGCAAAACCGACCGTTATTATATTCGCGAATACGAGGAGGAAACCAGCCTGCGCGCCACGTTGTTAATGGATTGCAGTGGCAGTATGGACTACGCGCGCGAGGGTGGCATCAGCAAATGCCAGTACGCGATGAAGCTCGCCGCGTGCATCGCGCAAATCATCATTCGCCAAAGCGACAGCGTGGGGATGGTGACCTTCGATGATCAAATCCGTAAATTCATTCCGTCGCGTTCCAGCACAAGTCACTTGCGGTTACTTTATCAGACGATGATCGAATCGCGTCCCGGCGGCGAAACAGATTTGGCAACTATTTTCCAAAAACTGATGCCGCGGCTGCAACGGCGCGGGATGATTTTTATTTTTACCGATGGCTTTTCCGATCAACGCGCACTGCTGCAATCGCTCGCACATTTTCGCCAGGCCTCGCACGAGGTGGTGCTCTTTCACATTTTGGATCCGGACGAAATGGAATTCCCCTTCAGCGCGTGGACCAAGTTTGAAAACCTGGAAATGTTCGGCCAATTTCGCACACTCGATCCCGCCAGCTTTCGTGTGGCGTATCTCGAAAACCTTCAGCAATTCCGTGACGCGCTCAAGACCGGTTGCCAACGCCACCGCATCGACCTCGTGCCGATGAACACCGCCGAACCCATCACCGACGCCCTCGCCCGTTGCCTGCGGCAGCGCCAACTTACCGTATGA